A genomic stretch from Meriones unguiculatus strain TT.TT164.6M chromosome 15, Bangor_MerUng_6.1, whole genome shotgun sequence includes:
- the LOC132647952 gene encoding basic proline-rich protein-like codes for MVQARRLKPRAPRRRRPAPRSPRATETRGAAAPGEHGAEEAQKECRGDVGPGSAGRPGKPRRHGAQPAAEEARSGAFPRRSRLHPYAPAGRAAIKAQAARRCERRGRGPRAVAAPLRGARLRLGPRACEYRAIARAGALGCPAPSTEPGPSCGRLASRGDRSERRPPLPGQPPPWHAGPWPTSAPPPPALAALRPPLRPPRRFPARRIPGNCARPRPALPLGLLGLVVLHSGRPARVGCAVRSRRSALGGPRGVLGCHSSRRICALFLAALGPLDCPHCPVPVLAPRHRESGTQALPPALLFVCQQIS; via the exons ATGGTGCAGGCGCGGCGCCTAAAGCCGCGCGCCCCCCGTCGCCGCCGCCCCGCGCCCCGGAGCCCGCGGGCCACCGAGACCCGGGGCGCCGCAGCCCCCGGGGAGCACGGAGCCGAGGAGGCGCAAAAAGAATGCCGCGG GGACGTGGGTCCCGGGTCAGCGGGCCGTCCGGGGAAACCGCGGCGCCATGGAGCACAGCCGGCCGCGGAGGAGGCTCGCTCAGGCGCCTTCCCGCGCCGCAGCCGCCTGCACCCCTACGCGCCGGCCGGCCGAGCAGCCATTAAAGCGCAGGCAGCGCGGCGCTGCGAGCGCCGGGGCCGAGGCCCCCGGGCAGTGGCCGCTCCGCTCCGGGGCGCACGGCTGCGGCTGGGTCCGCGCGCTTGTGAGTACCGCGCTATCGCGCGCGCCGGGGCCCTCGGCTGCCCTGCGCCGTCCACCGAGCCGGGACCGAGCTGTGGGCGCCTTGCCAGCCGCGGAGACCGCTCCGAGCGCCGCCCGCCGCTGCCCGGCCAGCCCCCTCCCTGGCACGCAGGGCCCTGGCCCACgtcggccccgcccccgcccgcgCTCGCCGCCCTCCGGCCGCCGCTGCGTCCTCCGCGGCGCTTCCCAGCGCGCCGGATCCCGGGGAATTGCGCCAGACCCCGCCCCGCGCTGCCTCTGGGCTTGCTGGGACTTGTAGTCCTTCACTCCGGCCGGCCCGCGCGCGTGGGGTGCGCTGTGCGCTCGCGTCGCAGCGCGCTGGGCGGGCCCCGCGGGGTGCTCGGATGCCACTCCAGCCGGCGGATCTGCGCGCTGTTCTTGGCCGCCTTGGGCCCTCTCGATTGTCCCCACTGCCCTGTGCCAGTCCTGGCGCCTCGGCACCGGGAAAGTGGTACGCAAGCCCTCCCGCCCgcgcttttgtttgtttgccagcaGATCTCTTAA